The segment GATGACCAACTTCTTGATTAGCAAACTCCATAATAATGTTAGTGGTAAGTTGATCAAGATTTGCTTTTCTAGCACCAATAGGAGGTGGCCCAGACATAGGCAAATTTGGTGCAACTACGTCAAGCCCAAATCCATAAGAAGAAAAGTACTCTGCTTCTAAAAACTCTAAGTTCACTGCAAATTGCATTTTGTCTATATCTTCTTTCTCCACTCCCACTCCCTTCTCTGGGTACCCTGATGGACAATTAGTATTTGTTGTATATGAAAATGACATCAAGAAAATTTCATTAAGGACCATGTATGTGACTAAAAAATGGATAAACAGTAATTTAAAAGACATAATTAAGCTTAATgtagaataagaaaagaattaatttttttccaagATGTTGTAAATGTGTGCTTTTTGGTtcaatatatatacaagtaataTTAGTTGGAAGCTTATTCGGGAAACACCAAGAACAAGGTCCTCATTCTTCTCTTCGCTCCTAAATCTCGCTAAAAATGTGAAAGTTCAAATACTCAATAAATTGTGCTATTAATATTTTCCAACCCCATTTGATGTGGCTTGTGAGATTCATGTGTTTGGCAGGAAGGaacttaaatttctttttaggaaaataaaattttttttacttattttgctATATTCAGTATCTAAAGGGGTGTTGAAGGACGCAatcaatacattaatatatgtGTCCACCTAAAGGAGACAACTCAAGAAGGAAGAATTTAGAATATTCACTAAAGAAAACAAGTGTTGGATCAATATcttattgattatatatttatttcgagttaattatatattttattgtcttttattCTAGGTAGTTTTTAGTTTCTACCAATGTCCAATCACCTAGTTTTCGTTTCCTAGTAATGTTATTTGATTAGACTtatcatgaaataaaatttgaaacttctattttatatgaattgttctccactttatttttcttactcctcttttctcttaggtgacatttttctttttaacgtAACTAACGTTTAAAACTAAATCGTATTAAATCTAATTCTAcctaaaattacaatttaatatttaaaaaattaacaaattaggcataatttctaatttaattagtaaaatatttatattttaaaataactattgaaaatagtcaaaatgtcaatattttagaaagTGATCTGcattcaaattttgattctCAAAAGAGTCTTTGAATCAAATTATTCATCCATTACCcatttatactttttcatatgCTTTCAtaccattaaatttatttttcatttcttacttatcaaaaaaaaaattctctttcaTCAATTTTTCAGTTTTCACCATCCCCATCATtcacttttctcttcttttttttttctttcatcaaaatttcaCCATTATTCTCTCTGAAGAACTAATTATTCAAGTTCGTAACAATTTGTTCAGATGtatcaattaatcaaaaaatctctcaattgataaaggtatttttgaattcatcatttatttgcgagattttgttttcaaaatcacacattatgttgaatttttggATTGTATGTATTGAGAATTTTGcgtcatttttttcaatttttatgtgaaTTTGTTAACATActaatcaaatatttatgtatttcaaatttttagtatttaaaatagtttttgtcgacctttttttttttatatatttcaaatttagtaGAATTTACATTAGCATTTAGGTATTGAGTTGTTTCGCAAAAGTATTTTGAATGTTCTATAGTTTGTAGTCAAATTTGTTTTTACAAAGTGATAATCTTAATACAAACctgtattttgattatttaaaattgtgaatgaa is part of the Solanum lycopersicum chromosome 1, SLM_r2.1 genome and harbors:
- the LOC138347275 gene encoding ferritin-like catalase Nec2, encoding MVLNEIFLMSFSYTTNTNCPSGYPEKGVGVEKEDIDKMQFAVNLEFLEAEYFSSYGFGLDVVAPNLPMSGPPPIGARKANLDQLTTNIIMEFANQEVGHLRNKLGKCGIKDEGIYIQPPLGAENRTSSNILSADFGSLSYKRTPAEILRIVYGSGDEHVPGGFYPKGANGKIAKEFLKIIK